From Prunus dulcis unplaced genomic scaffold, ALMONDv2, whole genome shotgun sequence, a single genomic window includes:
- the LOC117612720 gene encoding uncharacterized protein LOC117612720, which yields MKKSWMLADRRSKEYEEGVEEFLRIALANAIDHGHIRCPCQKCGNTRKFTIRVIREHMYFNDFDQTYKDWIWHAKPIEINASETVNQEPQLEHDFFGETVDMYEGAHEHFIENPKKFKKFVEEPEKPFYPGCHKHTKLSGLVKLYNLKARHGMTDNCFVDMLIKVSDLLSIGQELPSSMYEAKKTLNALGLKYEKIHACSNDCILYRKKYHDLTSCPKCGLSRWKVTKKNVVKKEVSTKVLWYFPPIPRFKRMFKSLETSKYLTWHNEARIKDGRLSHPAEFAIVEDD from the coding sequence ATGAAAAAATCTTGGATGCTTGCTGATAGGAGAAGTAAAGAGTATGAAGAGGGAGTTGAAGAATTTCTAAGGATAGCATTAGCAAATGCTATTGATCATGGACACATTCGTTGTCCATGCCAGAAATGTGGGAATACAAGAAAGTTTACGATTAGAGTAATAAGGGAGCATAtgtattttaatgattttgaCCAAACATACAAGGATTGGATATGGCATGCCAAGCCTATTGAAATAAATGCTAGTGAAACTGTAAATCAAGAACCACAGCTAgaacatgatttttttggtgaaacgGTTGATATGTACGAAGGTGCACATGAACACTTCATTGAAAATCCAAAGAAATTTAAGAAGTTTGTGGAGGAACCCGAGAAGCCTTTTTATCCTGGGTGTCATAAGCACACCAAGTTATCAGGATTGGTTAAGTTGTACAATCTTAAAGCAAGGCATGGCATGACCGACAATTGTTTCGTGGATATGCTGATCAAAGTTAGTGATTTGCTCTCGATCGGTCAAGAGCTACCCTCGTCTATGTATGAGGCAAAGAAGACGTTGAATGCATTGGGATTGAAATATGAGAAGATACATGCATGCTCTAATGATTGCATTTTGTATAGGAAGAAGTATCATGATTTGACAAGCTGCCCTAAATGTGGCCTTTCAAGATGGAAGGTGACAAAGAAGAACGTAGTGAAGAAAGAGGTCTCAACAAAGGTTTTGTGGTACTTTCCTCCTATCCCCAGGTTTAAACGTATGTTTAAGTCCTTGGAAACATCAAAATATTTAACTTGGCATAATGAAGCTCGAATAAAGGATGGTCGATTGAGTCATCCAGCTGAATTCGCCATCGTGGAAGATGATTGA